In the Helianthus annuus cultivar XRQ/B chromosome 11, HanXRQr2.0-SUNRISE, whole genome shotgun sequence genome, one interval contains:
- the LOC118483863 gene encoding uncharacterized protein LOC118483863 encodes MKAISLPNQIFSGTNNHRRSQTAVFGWAAKSYVVKARRGTNDGGNLVDENMIVLRMRIKELEIEERGGLGPQADKWMEWEKKYYGSYIRDVCEAMMMLQMCLMNTRPSLALGTLTLLMLSVPLFTSVVIYNFISWFNSLL; translated from the coding sequence ATGAAAGCAATATCTTTGCCCAACCAAATCTTTTCCGGTACCAACAACCACCGCCGTTCACAGACGGCAGTTTTTGGTTGGGCGGCTAAATCCTACGTCGTCAAAGCAAGAAGAGGGACGAATGATGGAGGGAACCTTGTGGACGAAAACATGATTGTGTTAAGAATGCGAATAAAGGAGTTGGAGATAGAGGAGAGGGGTGGTTTGGGGCCGCAAGCGGATAAGTGGATGGAGTGGGAGAAGAAGTATTATGGGAGTTATATTAGAGATGTATGTGAAGCCATGATGATGTTACAAATGTGTTTGATGAACACTAGACCAAGTTTGGCTCTTGGGACATTGACACTTTTAATGTTGAGTGTGCCTTTATTCACTAGTGTTGTTATTTACAATTTCATAAGTTGGTTCAATTCGCTTTTGTAA
- the LOC110889442 gene encoding putative E3 ubiquitin-protein ligase SINA-like 6 — protein MKSNGTLTRTTTPTPEQPIPMARFSIGEEDDDVPLTFKRQRLSTSASASVNRSHSQPQVVTDEIDEQQENIEIEDVESDSEGYEELEPDDEEEEDDDEVETDEDEEEVEVLVPEGCDQQQMTSSSAAVLLRGVASGVVANRSGSPVVSDVNGELKAVLTDPDVLDCPICLDPLSTPVFQCENGHIACSLCCSKVKRKCPSCCMPIGYNRCRAIEKVIESVKVSCKNAQHGCKTTITYSQKTEHEQMCPFVTCYCPHPSCPFGGTSRNMYIHFGIQHAVSTTRFTYDTTFFVHVATQQKHIFFQEQHESVIFILNHEVKEHGRALSVDCVGPSTLKSCFEYQITARQLKSVLTLQCVPDVYTRWSEHPLKRNYLTVPSDFFCCSGTLPLHLCIKKTVLPE, from the exons ATGAAATCAAACGGAACCCTAACTCGAACAACAACACCAACACCTGAACAACCGATTCCAATGGCGAGATTCTCGATCGGCGAAGAAGACGACGACGTTCCACTCACCTTCAAACGCCAGAGACTATCCACGTCAGCCTCCGCATCCGTTAACCGATCCCACTCGCAACCGCAAGTTGTAACCGACGAAATCGATGAACAACAGGAGAATATTGAGATTGAAGATGTCGAATCGGATTCGGAAGGTTATGAGGAGTTAGAAccggatgatgaagaagaagaagatgatgatgaagtgGAAACGGATGAAGATGAGGAAGAGGTTGAGGTTTTGGTGCCGGAAGGATGTGATCAGCAGCAGATGACGTCATCATCGGCGGCGGTGTTGCTTCGGGGAGTGGCGAGTGGTGTGGTGGCGAATCGGAGTGGTTCGCCGGTGGTTAGTGATGTGAATGGAGAGTTGAAGGCGGTGTTGACGGATCCGGATGTGTTGGATTGTCCGATTTGTCTCGATCCGTTGAGCACACCTGTTTTTCAG TGTGAGAACGGGCATATAGCATGCTCCTTATGCTGCTCTAAAGTGAAGAGAAAATGTCCATCTTGCTGCATGCCGATTGGTTACAACCGTTGCAGAGCTATCGAAAAAGTCATCGAATCAGTCAAGGTATCATGCAAAAACGCTCAACACGGTTGCAAAACGACCATAACTTACAGTCAAAAGACCGAGCACGAACAAATGTGTCCCTTCGTCACATGCTATTGCCCTCACCCATCATGCCCCTTTGGCGGTACGTCAAGAAACATGTACATCCACTTCGGCATCCAACATGCGGTTTCCACCACCCGCTTCACCTACGACACCACCTTCTTTGTTCACGTAGCAACACaacaaaaacacatttttttccaAGAACAACACGAGAGTGTTATTTTTATCCTCAATCATGAAGTTAAAGAACATGGTCGAGCATTGAGTGTCGATTGTGTGGGCCCAAGCACGTTAAAAAGCTGTTTCGAATATCAGATCACTGCTAGACAGTTGAAGTCGGTTCTTACGCTGCAATGTGTACCGGATGTATATACAAGGTGGTCTGAACATCCACTCAAAAGGAATTATCTAACGGTTCCATCTGACTTTTTTTGTTGTAGCGGGACTCTGCCTCTGCATCTCTGCATAAAGAAAACTGTATTGCCCGAATGA
- the LOC110889441 gene encoding uncharacterized protein LOC110889441, whose protein sequence is MVTDTSPNFDEGADIFSPMVPSESDSMVVKRKDMSGFEREGSRRKKKKKQGGTPRPACSWVHFSREFIKEYSASHPESSGLKVATKAASDAWKVMTSEEKSKYTIRAREVWNDYLSTAPAREPKPRKQANLVTRCSPGRLVNVLKHFTEEQKEAVKSMGFGSLLDLKCRTLRRSLCLWLLERFNTIRRNLEICGERIPLHPHDVELVMGLPASGKEVVNSGPDDLVAELRLKYNASNRGISVRFLEERLGQPEAGDDFKRAFLLYVLGTLLCPTARLDVSPSFLHLLTDMDSIHEYNWAKFLLDRLVREVSRYRQGKQRAVGGCLLFLQLFYYESVAIGGTCEPGPIVVPCVSLWTEEAISEREKQEKELGGYGSGEVICKEKGLGLGPFDRDHSDVHPLREVAARANRGTLVRHDETLDNVPFAYKNENTPPMRTDNYTYKNPLDYTNTNPHDNRSMYTTSQSSACACPLQTLLNCNFTGLFQELSDHFSSKHWDSGRRFQYNSPLPISLGMDETFLVLQAEEDGVLFLVNKGTENIGHTVVVTCIGPSNSNERFLYCLVSERGTSSLKLKSYTQTLPGRVEGTPSDFLLVPFGYLNSSGELNLEVCIWHPSDLGEV, encoded by the exons ATGGTTACTGATACTTCCCCCAATTTCGATGAAGGAGCTGACATTTTCTCTCCGATG GTGCCGAGCGAAAGCGATTCCATGGTGGTAAAGCGAAAAGACATGTCGGGTTTCGAACGTGAAGGGAGCAGgaggaagaaaaagaagaagcAAGGCGGTACGCCTCGTCCCGCTTGCTCTTGGGTACATTTTAG TCGCGAATTCATAAAGGAGTACAGTGCTTCGCATCCCGAATCCTCCGGTCTGAAAGTT GCAACAAAAGCAGCCTCGGACGCATGGAAAGTGATGACTTCTGAAGAAAAGTCAAAATACACAATACGTGCTCGTGAAGTATGGAACGACTACTTGAGTACTGCCCCCGCACGCGAACCTAAACCGAGAAAGCAG GCCAACCTAGTCACTCGGTGTTCACCCGGTCGTTTAGTCAACGTGTTAAAACACTTCACAGAAGAGCAAAAGGAAGCCGTGAAAAGCATGGGATTCGGTAGTCTTCTCGATCTTAAATGTAGAACTTTACGGCGTAGCTTATGCTTATGGCTGCTAGAACGATTCAACACCATAAGGCGTAACCTAGAGATTTGCGGTGAACGGATTCCGTTACACCCTCATGACGTCGAACTCGTAATGGGATTACCTGCTAGTGGTAAAGAGGTGGTCAACTCCGGTCCTGACGATTTAGTTGCAGAGCTGCGTTTAAAATACAACGCTTCAAATCGCGGAATTTCTGTTCGGTTTCTTGAAGAAAGATTGGGACAACCAGAAGCGGGAGATGATTTCAAAAGAGCTTTTTTGCTTTACGTTTTAGGGACGCTTTTGTGCCCGACGGCAAGGCTGGATGTTAGCCCGTCGTTTCTTCATCTTTTGACGGATATGGATTCTATTCATGAGTACAATTGGGCGAAGTTCTTGCTTGATAGGTTAGTTAGGGAGGTGTCTCGTTATCGTCAAGGGAAACAACGTGCGGTCGGTGGTTGTCTTCTGTTTCTTCAG TTATTCTACTATGAGAGTGTTGCCATAGGAGGAACTTGTGAACCGGGTCCAATTGTTGTTCCGTGCGTATCCTTGTGGACCGAAGAAGCTATTTCCGAGAGAGAGAAACAGGAGAAAGAGCTTGGTGGTTACGGAAGTGGAGAG GTGATTTGCAAGGAGAAGGGTCTCGGGTTAGGGCCGTTTGACAGGGATCATTCCGATGTACATCCGTTAAGAGAGGTGGCTGCTAGAGCTAATCGTGGTACTCTCGTTCGACATGATGAAACCCTG GATAACGTACCATTTGCGTACAAGAACGAGAACACGCCACCTATGCGAACCGATAACTATACGTACAAGAATCCGTTAGATTATACAAACACAAATCCCCATGACAATAGAAGTATGTACACAACAAGCCAATCATCCGCATGTGCATGCCCGCTTCAAACTCTTCTGAACTGCAACTTCACGGGTTTATTTCAAGAACTATCGGATCATTTCAGCTCGAAACATTGGGATTCCGGGAGGCGTTTTCAGTATAATTCACCTTTACCGATATCATTGGGCATGGATGAAACGTTTCTCGTGCTTCAAGCAGAAGAAGACGGTGTTCTTTTCTTGGTAAACAAAGGGACCGAAAATATCGGCCATACCGTTGTGGTAACTTGCATTGGCCCGAGCAACAGTAACGAGCGGTTTCTGTATTGTCTTGTGTCGGAAAGAGGAACCAGCTCGTTAAAGTTGAAGTCGTACACACAGACTCTACCGGGTCGGGTTGAAGGTACTCCGTCGGATTTTCTTCTGGTCCCGTTCGGGTATCTGAATTCTTCCGGCGAGCTGAATTTGGAGGTTTGTATATGGCACCCTTCGGATTTAGGTGAAGTTTGA